In a single window of the Antedon mediterranea chromosome 1, ecAntMedi1.1, whole genome shotgun sequence genome:
- the LOC140039979 gene encoding ras-related protein Ral-A-like, whose amino-acid sequence MSKPKQQLTLHKVIMVGSGGVGKSALTLQFMYDEFVEDYEPTKADSYRKKVTLDGEEVQIDILDTAGQEDYAAIRDNYFRSGEGFLCVFSITEQESFQTTSEFREQILRVKHDRTEEQIPFVLVGNKADLKDKRQVSHEEASNLATSWHVPYVETSAKTRENVDKVFYDLMRKISEQKAAEESTQNGKEKKKKKSKRKCLIL is encoded by the exons ATGTCTAAACCAAAGCAACAGCTAACTCTCCATAAGGTGATCATGGTTGGTAGTGGTGGCGTTGGAAAGTCAGCACTCACTTTACAGTTTATGTATGATGAG tTTGTTGAAGACTATGAACCTACAAAAGCAGATAGTTACCGAAAGAAGGTAACACTCGACGGAGAAGAAGTGCAAATAGACATTCTGGACACTGCAGGTCAGGAAGACTACGCTGCCATTCGAGATAATTACTTCCGATCAGGAGAAGGCTTTCTCTGCGTTTTCTCAATAACTGAACAGGAATCGTTTCAAACTACGTCAGAATTTAG AGAACAAATTTTAAGAGTAAAACACGATAGAACAGAAGAACAGATCCCGTTTGTGCTTGTTGGTAACAAAGCTGACTTGAAAGATAAACGCCAAGTTAGTCACGAAGAAGCTAGTAACCTAGCAACAAGCTGGCATGTTCCTTATGTGGAAACATCAGCAAAAACCAGGGAGAATGTTGATAAG gttTTCTATGATTTAATGAGGAAAATAAGTGAACAGAAAGCGGCCGAAGAAAGTACACAAAAtggaaaagaaaagaaaaagaagaaaagtaaACGAAAATGTTTAATTCTTTGA
- the LOC140050062 gene encoding uncharacterized protein, with protein sequence MIATYLETGTTLSRVMQSFPNQAYLSLGYTAGQYPLPAYQPSLGYPAAQYPLPAYQPSVGYPAAQPAYPPQPPPQPQPAGQTDNIQPVPPTAITTVRTRPNNYLLSAILVTLFCCCPFGLIGIIYSVDSRTMFRLGDDASAASSAKRARYWTICALVTGIIVITVFIIFVVAVLYIGYRTDTDVGLPTSPIISSYSGLSTLAT encoded by the exons cAGAGTAATGCAGTCTTTCCCGAACCAGGCCTACCTATCACTAGGTTATACAGCAGGACAA tatcCACTTCCAGCCTACCAGCCATCACTAGGTTATCCAGCAGCACAA TATCCACTTCCTGCCTACCAACCATCAGTAGGTTATCCAGCAGCACAA CCCGCCTACCCACCACAACCACCGCCACAGCCACAACCTGCAGGTCAAACCGACAACATCCAGCCCGTTCCACCGACAGCAATAACGACCGTAAGAACCAGGCCTAACAATTACCTCCTTTCTGCTATACTTGTGACTTTATTCTGCTGTTGTCCATTTGGACTTATCGGAATTATCTACAGTGTAGAT AGTCGGACTATGTTTCGCCTTGGTGATGATGCAAGCGCCGCAAGCTCAGCTAAACGAGCCAGATACTGGACGATTTGTGCACTGGTGACTGGTATTATAGTAATCACTGTCTTTATCATATTTGTAGTAGCAGTACTATATATAGGCTACCGTACGGATactgatgtaggcctacctacaaGTCCCATTATATCATCGTATTCGGGATTGTCAACGTTGGCCACATGA